One region of Limnospira fusiformis SAG 85.79 genomic DNA includes:
- a CDS encoding tetratricopeptide repeat protein — MERDFQLPGELVSLHQQAIAYLEEGKFDEAIANCQQVIQQQPEWVMAYKTLGLALQKSNRLEAAENAYKKAINLDSDFVAAYGNLGSLYAQQGRWEEAEATLKQAISIDPNFRGLYRNLARVLTKIGRPEEAQSYWQKGLKLDAILKQRGQEELQIGNTLAEAGKWSEAVSAFQKAIAYHPQLFLAHHKLGLGLMQLNQPAEAVSAFEKAIAIQPDFSWSHHHLGEAFQVLNKPALAVEAFRKAIAINPDFCWSYYQLAKAATQLQQWEDVAYAYQKAIQLKSDFLEFYLGLSKALFELKRWQDLVKLYPSILSQQPDLIKNYYSLAETLVEQECWDAALVIYEAIIEQNPSFLESPNNRVNWGKILVSQKRYEQAISQYQILVNQNPNCEYFYGLLADAYYQNKDWLTALENYQKAISINSNQDWFYCCLGNCLHQLGNFDQAIEAYRKAITIKNYPWYYEEIINVLMSQEKWEDALEFCFESLKNDPNYYQFYDKIKTNLLHLGRHQDAQRCNHLQLPHDLLSKFCNLPSPDKWLVNSRSCSNVQTIEIYPSTSVNFKQPTTVSKSSLGFTSHRTQQPSGSVKIFPQARGLNTGPLNLLNTIITANNQVVQDLSSDNSGIALAAHNLPETIHLEGNIAFVSAHYGHNYFHWMVEVIPRLHLVLASGVPVDKIVVNKFGHKYEDETLAMFDIPEHQKMFGCFRHVQAEVLIVPSRTFFIPKWAGYFVKNLVLKHPLLEEDNRCNYSSKIYISRANAYIRKVINEQELMDILKPLGFEVVYLENMSVKQQALCLHHAEVVISPHGAGLTNLVFCEPGTKVIELFPPADWTVTCYWTMSEICELDYYYLVGEFNPELPKEIGNEIDRNQNFYIDINSLLKTMEIADII, encoded by the coding sequence ATGGAGCGTGATTTTCAACTTCCGGGGGAATTAGTGAGTCTTCATCAACAGGCGATCGCCTATTTAGAAGAAGGGAAATTTGATGAGGCGATCGCTAACTGTCAACAAGTTATCCAACAGCAGCCCGAATGGGTTATGGCTTATAAAACTTTGGGGTTGGCTTTACAAAAAAGTAACCGCCTAGAAGCAGCAGAAAACGCCTATAAAAAAGCTATCAATCTCGACTCTGATTTCGTGGCTGCTTATGGAAATCTTGGCAGTCTTTACGCGCAACAGGGAAGGTGGGAAGAAGCGGAAGCAACGTTAAAGCAAGCCATCAGTATTGACCCTAATTTTCGGGGATTATATCGCAATTTAGCCAGAGTTTTAACCAAGATAGGACGACCGGAAGAAGCTCAAAGCTATTGGCAAAAGGGACTGAAATTAGATGCAATTTTAAAACAGCGAGGACAAGAGGAATTACAGATAGGAAATACCTTAGCTGAAGCCGGGAAATGGTCAGAGGCGGTGTCAGCATTTCAAAAGGCGATCGCTTACCATCCTCAGTTATTTTTAGCGCACCATAAATTGGGGTTAGGTCTGATGCAATTAAATCAGCCAGCCGAGGCGGTGTCGGCTTTTGAGAAGGCGATCGCTATCCAACCAGATTTTAGTTGGTCTCATCACCATTTAGGAGAGGCTTTTCAGGTGTTAAATAAACCGGCTTTGGCGGTAGAGGCATTTCGGAAGGCGATCGCTATCAACCCAGATTTTTGTTGGTCTTATTATCAATTAGCCAAAGCTGCCACCCAACTCCAGCAGTGGGAAGATGTAGCATATGCTTACCAAAAAGCCATTCAATTAAAGTCAGACTTTCTGGAGTTTTATTTAGGCTTATCTAAGGCATTATTTGAGTTAAAACGCTGGCAAGATTTGGTGAAATTATACCCCTCCATTTTATCACAACAGCCTGATTTGATCAAAAACTATTATTCCCTGGCAGAAACTTTAGTTGAGCAGGAATGTTGGGATGCTGCTTTAGTGATTTACGAGGCCATCATTGAACAAAACCCAAGTTTTTTAGAATCTCCTAATAATAGAGTTAATTGGGGTAAAATTTTAGTCAGCCAAAAACGTTATGAACAGGCGATATCTCAGTATCAAATTCTAGTTAATCAAAATCCTAATTGCGAATATTTTTATGGATTACTAGCAGATGCTTATTATCAAAATAAAGACTGGTTAACCGCCTTAGAAAATTATCAAAAAGCGATATCTATAAATAGTAATCAGGACTGGTTTTATTGCTGCTTGGGGAATTGCTTACACCAATTAGGTAATTTTGACCAAGCAATTGAGGCTTATAGAAAGGCTATTACCATCAAAAATTATCCTTGGTATTATGAAGAAATTATTAATGTATTGATGTCTCAGGAAAAGTGGGAAGATGCGCTGGAATTCTGTTTTGAGTCACTTAAAAATGACCCCAACTATTATCAATTTTACGACAAAATAAAGACAAACTTACTACACTTAGGAAGACATCAAGATGCTCAAAGATGCAATCATTTACAATTACCTCATGATCTGCTTTCTAAATTCTGTAATTTACCAAGTCCAGACAAGTGGTTAGTCAATAGTAGAAGTTGTAGCAATGTTCAAACTATCGAGATATATCCATCGACTTCCGTGAATTTTAAACAGCCAACTACAGTTTCCAAGAGTTCTTTGGGTTTCACAAGTCATCGAACCCAGCAACCATCCGGATCAGTGAAAATTTTTCCACAAGCTAGAGGCTTAAATACTGGTCCGTTAAATTTGTTAAACACAATAATAACAGCCAATAATCAGGTTGTTCAAGATTTATCTTCCGACAACTCAGGAATTGCTTTAGCTGCTCATAATTTACCAGAGACCATACACTTAGAAGGAAATATTGCTTTTGTATCTGCTCATTATGGACACAACTACTTTCATTGGATGGTCGAGGTAATACCTAGGTTACATCTGGTTTTAGCCAGCGGAGTACCCGTTGATAAAATTGTGGTTAATAAGTTTGGTCACAAATATGAGGATGAAACTTTAGCTATGTTTGACATTCCCGAACATCAAAAAATGTTTGGCTGTTTTCGTCACGTTCAAGCTGAGGTTTTGATAGTCCCATCTCGCACCTTTTTTATACCAAAATGGGCTGGTTATTTTGTCAAAAATTTAGTTTTAAAACATCCATTACTGGAAGAGGATAATCGATGCAATTACTCTAGTAAAATTTATATTAGTAGAGCTAATGCTTATATTCGCAAAGTTATCAATGAACAGGAGTTAATGGATATCCTAAAACCATTAGGTTTTGAAGTGGTCTATCTTGAAAATATGTCGGTGAAACAACAAGCATTGTGTTTACATCATGCGGAAGTTGTAATTTCTCCTCATGGTGCTGGGTTAACTAACTTAGTTTTCTGTGAACCTGGAACTAAAGTAATTGAGTTATTTCCTCCCGCAGACTGGACCGTTACATGTTACTGGACTATGAGCGAAATTTGTGAATTAGATTATTATTACTTAGTGGGCGAATTTAATCCAGAATTACCCAAGGAAATAGGTAATGAGATCGATAGAAATCAAAATTTTTATATAGATATAAACAGTTTATTAAAAACTATGGAAATTGCTGATATAATTTAA
- a CDS encoding tetratricopeptide repeat protein, with amino-acid sequence MNTPDRAVIYHKQAIEHLKEGKLEEAIACCNFALERQPYWPDGYKTLGLAYQKQGNFEQALIAYTKALEIKPDFAEVYGNLGSLYAEHKLWQDAVQAYDVALRLNPDLVGLYRNLAQLLIMFGKYEDAISYCQQAIAKQPDSFKAYYLLGNALSGLEKWSAAETAYQRGAELNPQCDRIHVDLGNMLAQQGNWQPAIAAYQTAIKINPKNELAYHKLGNSWFRLQEPEKAISVYKKAMEINPLTPWSHLPLGRSLLEVGKVQEAIAICFRAVELNPNSYWAYENLGDALSRNRRFSQAIPIYLQALQKVPEDRPGVSKSLYRQLGYAIREQSQADVDKASQWLSEMINHPPDHNWQKLGLTKQNPEPYLQLGEMLAKNYQFEGAIAFHKLACECQPKNAEILEKYQNICQQYQEFEEKISSLQLATQEDSTSPKPYTELGNLLSEHNRLDEAASYHRTALKLRGWDVSEQRNYRFTRDWFSSNIPTWEKNLHHLAGIPGFQALEVGSFQGMSACWLLDYILTHPTATITCIDPYFQPEFNSNIAQTNAGDRVIKIVGYSQNILNSLAADYYDLIYIDGCHLATVAFRDALLSWRLLKVGGMAIFDDYNVSEEDDQEQEAKRGINLFLEKVKDWVDIIDEGYQLFLVKTGDGFQPGELEMLLSEIDGPLQAYY; translated from the coding sequence ATGAATACCCCAGACCGTGCCGTTATATACCATAAACAAGCAATTGAACATCTCAAAGAAGGTAAATTAGAGGAAGCGATCGCCTGCTGTAATTTCGCCTTGGAAAGACAACCATATTGGCCAGATGGTTATAAAACTTTGGGACTGGCTTACCAGAAGCAAGGTAACTTTGAGCAAGCCTTAATTGCCTATACAAAAGCATTAGAAATTAAACCAGATTTTGCTGAAGTTTACGGCAATTTGGGAAGTCTGTATGCCGAACATAAATTGTGGCAAGATGCAGTGCAAGCCTATGATGTCGCTTTGCGTCTTAATCCTGATTTGGTGGGGTTATATCGTAACCTGGCTCAATTATTAATTATGTTTGGAAAATATGAAGATGCTATCAGTTATTGTCAGCAAGCGATCGCTAAACAACCCGACTCATTTAAAGCCTATTATTTATTGGGAAATGCACTGAGTGGCTTAGAAAAATGGTCAGCAGCAGAAACGGCTTATCAGCGTGGTGCTGAACTTAATCCTCAATGCGATCGCATTCATGTAGACCTAGGGAATATGTTGGCTCAACAGGGAAATTGGCAACCCGCGATCGCTGCCTATCAAACAGCTATTAAAATTAACCCCAAAAATGAACTCGCTTATCATAAATTAGGAAATTCTTGGTTTCGCTTACAGGAACCAGAAAAAGCGATTTCTGTTTATAAAAAAGCCATGGAAATTAACCCACTAACTCCTTGGTCTCATCTCCCATTAGGGCGATCTTTGTTAGAGGTTGGTAAAGTTCAAGAAGCGATCGCTATTTGTTTTCGAGCAGTTGAATTAAACCCTAACTCCTACTGGGCTTATGAAAATTTGGGGGATGCTTTAAGCAGAAACCGACGTTTTTCCCAAGCCATTCCTATATATTTACAAGCCTTACAAAAAGTTCCTGAAGACAGGCCGGGAGTTAGTAAGAGTTTATATCGTCAATTGGGTTATGCGATCCGGGAACAGAGTCAAGCAGATGTAGATAAGGCTAGTCAGTGGTTATCGGAAATGATTAATCATCCACCGGATCACAATTGGCAAAAATTGGGTTTGACCAAACAAAACCCGGAACCCTATTTACAATTAGGAGAAATGTTAGCTAAAAATTATCAGTTTGAAGGAGCGATCGCCTTTCATAAACTCGCCTGTGAATGTCAACCTAAGAACGCTGAAATCCTGGAAAAATATCAGAATATTTGTCAGCAATACCAAGAGTTTGAGGAAAAAATTAGCTCCCTACAACTTGCCACCCAAGAAGACTCTACCTCCCCTAAACCTTATACAGAACTGGGTAATTTATTATCTGAACATAACCGCCTAGATGAAGCTGCTAGTTATCACCGCACCGCCTTAAAACTCCGAGGATGGGATGTTAGCGAACAACGTAATTATCGATTTACCCGAGACTGGTTTAGTAGTAATATCCCCACCTGGGAAAAAAATTTACATCATCTGGCGGGTATTCCCGGCTTTCAAGCCTTAGAAGTTGGCAGTTTTCAGGGGATGTCAGCCTGTTGGCTGCTTGATTATATCCTGACTCATCCGACTGCGACAATTACTTGTATTGACCCATATTTTCAACCGGAATTTAATAGCAATATTGCTCAAACTAATGCAGGCGATCGCGTGATTAAAATAGTCGGATATTCTCAAAATATTCTGAATTCTCTGGCGGCTGATTACTATGACCTAATTTATATTGATGGTTGTCATTTGGCGACGGTAGCCTTCCGAGATGCTTTGCTCTCATGGCGACTTTTAAAGGTGGGAGGAATGGCGATTTTTGATGATTATAATGTTTCCGAAGAAGATGACCAAGAACAAGAAGCTAAACGGGGAATTAATCTATTTTTAGAAAAGGTGAAAGATTGGGTGGATATTATAGATGAGGGGTATCAATTATTTTTAGTGAAAACCGGAGATGGTTTCCAGCCTGGTGAATTGGAAATGTTGTTATCAGAAATTGATGGACCATTACAAGCCTATTATTAA
- a CDS encoding tetratricopeptide repeat protein, which yields MDHYKPIINLTKLFMVSLPPKLLALQLHQQAIMYINNRDWESAIQAGEQALKLYPDLAIACKTLGIAWQCKGELTEAEKWYKQALTIKPNFAEVYSNLGSLYAKQSQWQPAITAYKTALKINPNLAGAYRNLAKVWTELEDTDNFMKCQYKALQLEPEKGSADDYIKLGNLFLKCRQFTKAIACYRQAIKLYPDTSEAYHNLGEVLKALKRPKQAILSYQKALKVNPQSTMTYRSLEKILIEHHQWDELIKVYYQHLTVDYNCFETYRNLGKILLQKGQIQDAMNAFLKAIEIKPDFSWSYWNLWNILAEYEQLDQAREILVAAIDRFSDSEQVKLNLGELLSHQNKFPEAMVAYRDAAAQKMRRSHPEIMAKSGDKSSPIPPNFIIIGAQKGGTTSLYRYLEEHPQIVGCIKKETHFWDKHFDRGLDWYLSHFPPSLVEPNIITGEATPNYLESAKVPERIFEVFPDIKLIFLLRNPITRAISQYHHWVRLMREYRPLEIVMKSELNLITSNLESERKLSQYPGYLWRGLYLPFLEKWMSIFPREQFLIIRSEDFYQNPSQVFNRVLDFLGLPSYELSNYCSYNSGRYPQIEPSVYSQLRDYFYPHNQRLQDFLNLEFDWD from the coding sequence ATGGACCATTACAAGCCTATTATTAATCTCACTAAATTATTTATGGTATCTCTACCTCCGAAATTGTTAGCATTACAACTTCACCAGCAAGCTATTATGTACATTAATAATCGCGACTGGGAGTCGGCTATCCAAGCTGGTGAACAAGCCTTAAAACTCTACCCTGATTTAGCGATCGCCTGTAAAACTTTGGGGATAGCTTGGCAATGCAAAGGAGAGTTAACTGAGGCGGAAAAATGGTATAAACAAGCCTTAACAATTAAACCAAATTTTGCTGAAGTTTACTCTAATTTAGGTAGTTTATATGCGAAACAAAGCCAGTGGCAACCTGCTATTACAGCCTATAAAACTGCCCTAAAAATTAACCCTAATTTAGCCGGAGCTTATCGAAATTTGGCGAAAGTATGGACTGAGTTAGAGGATACCGATAATTTTATGAAATGTCAATATAAAGCTCTGCAATTAGAACCGGAGAAAGGGAGTGCTGATGATTATATAAAGTTAGGAAATCTGTTCCTAAAGTGCCGCCAATTTACTAAGGCGATCGCCTGTTATCGGCAAGCCATTAAATTATATCCTGATACCTCTGAAGCCTATCATAACTTAGGGGAAGTTTTGAAGGCATTAAAAAGACCGAAACAGGCAATTTTGTCTTATCAAAAAGCTCTGAAAGTTAATCCCCAGTCTACCATGACCTATCGTAGCTTAGAAAAAATCTTAATTGAGCATCACCAATGGGACGAACTCATTAAAGTTTATTATCAACATTTAACCGTAGATTATAATTGCTTTGAAACCTATCGCAATTTGGGTAAAATTTTACTGCAAAAAGGTCAAATTCAAGATGCTATGAATGCCTTTCTTAAAGCCATTGAAATTAAACCTGATTTTTCTTGGTCTTATTGGAACTTATGGAATATTTTAGCTGAATATGAACAGCTAGACCAAGCCCGGGAAATTTTAGTAGCAGCCATTGACCGTTTTTCTGATTCTGAACAAGTGAAATTGAATTTGGGGGAACTTCTCAGCCATCAAAACAAGTTCCCGGAGGCTATGGTAGCATATCGGGATGCTGCTGCTCAAAAAATGCGGCGATCGCATCCTGAAATTATGGCGAAATCTGGAGATAAATCGTCTCCTATCCCACCTAATTTTATCATTATTGGCGCTCAAAAAGGTGGCACTACATCTCTGTATCGTTATTTAGAAGAACATCCTCAAATTGTAGGTTGTATCAAAAAAGAAACTCATTTTTGGGATAAGCATTTCGACAGAGGTTTAGATTGGTACTTATCCCACTTTCCTCCCAGTCTTGTCGAGCCTAATATTATCACTGGGGAAGCCACGCCAAATTATTTGGAATCCGCCAAAGTTCCTGAGCGTATATTTGAGGTATTTCCTGATATCAAATTAATTTTCTTACTGCGTAATCCCATCACGCGAGCCATATCTCAATATCACCATTGGGTAAGATTAATGCGCGAATATAGACCCTTAGAAATAGTGATGAAATCGGAGTTAAACCTAATTACAAGTAATTTAGAATCGGAGAGGAAACTAAGTCAATATCCCGGATATCTCTGGCGAGGATTATATCTACCATTTCTGGAAAAATGGATGTCGATTTTTCCCAGGGAACAGTTTTTAATTATCCGCAGTGAAGATTTTTATCAAAATCCGTCCCAAGTTTTTAATCGGGTTTTGGATTTTTTGGGATTACCTAGCTATGAACTATCTAACTATTGTTCCTATAACTCAGGACGTTATCCCCAAATCGAACCTTCAGTTTATAGTCAACTCCGAGATTACTTTTATCCTCATAATCAAAGATTACAGGATTTTTTAAATTTAGAGTTTGATTGGGATTAA
- a CDS encoding tetratricopeptide repeat-containing sulfotransferase family protein, whose product MPSSEEILALQLYQQANTYLAQQQFSEAIASCKTALEYHPNLAPAYKIIGTVEQLQGEFDQAEASYKKALEIEPNFAEVYANLGSLFAQKNDWQSAINCYEKAIEIKPDFGGVYRNLAKVFGQINQQDKANYCWLKAINIEPQNVNLPEYLEVAKALDNQGKFPQAIAIYAKAMAIYPNVAEISYNLGETFVNCEQWESAINAYKQALEIDPDLYYVYSRLGDVFTEQKNYQDAIAAYQECLKLKPDIDWINLKLGEICQKQGDIKQAIAAYQKGITIQPKLTWPYLKLLELLNHLESWQEIFSNYKELLNNHPDKSAIIHQKLAEAAVRFKKWNQAIKNFQKALEIDPECFDACLQLAQIFLRQGKPIKAIEAYIKAVNIRPHFYWSYWNLWNLLSEHNQLDIVIEIYRQKLQDFADFHVVSMNLGEALSRQGNIQEAITHYRNASHKKLLKNRPEIASQYWDNNHPMHPNFLIIGTQKGGTTSLYNYLSKHPQVLPCIKKEVYFWAMLFYRGLDWYLSHFPHLATSAEFITGEATPHYLEIPEVPRRVWEVFPRMKLIVLLRNPIIRSFSHYYHWQRLMWEKRSWKEAFTTELEIMSNLDHIEFNSPGLQGEKKYLARGIYINFLENWMSVFPREQFLIIRSEDFYEHPQAIFNQVLEFLELSPHQLHKYHPFNAGEYEVDRQDPVFQQLREFFRPHNQKLEEFLGRQLNWH is encoded by the coding sequence ATGCCATCCTCCGAAGAAATACTAGCATTACAGCTATATCAGCAGGCTAACACATATCTAGCCCAACAGCAATTTTCTGAGGCGATCGCTTCCTGTAAAACTGCCTTAGAATATCATCCTAACTTGGCTCCAGCATACAAAATTATCGGCACTGTTGAACAGCTACAAGGGGAGTTTGATCAGGCGGAAGCATCCTATAAAAAAGCCTTAGAAATCGAGCCAAATTTTGCCGAAGTTTACGCGAATCTTGGCAGCCTTTTTGCTCAAAAAAATGATTGGCAATCTGCGATTAACTGCTATGAAAAGGCTATCGAAATTAAACCGGATTTTGGCGGTGTTTATCGCAACTTAGCCAAAGTATTTGGGCAAATTAATCAGCAGGATAAAGCCAACTACTGTTGGTTAAAAGCTATCAATATTGAACCACAAAATGTTAACCTTCCTGAATATCTGGAGGTTGCCAAAGCACTGGATAATCAGGGAAAATTTCCCCAAGCGATCGCCATTTATGCTAAGGCGATGGCAATTTATCCAAACGTGGCAGAAATTTCCTATAATTTAGGGGAAACTTTCGTCAATTGTGAACAATGGGAATCAGCGATAAACGCCTATAAACAGGCTCTGGAAATTGACCCAGATTTGTATTATGTCTATAGTCGTTTGGGGGATGTTTTCACAGAACAGAAAAATTACCAGGATGCGATCGCCGCCTATCAAGAATGCCTTAAACTGAAGCCAGACATAGATTGGATAAATTTGAAGCTGGGGGAAATCTGCCAAAAACAAGGAGATATAAAACAAGCGATCGCCGCCTATCAAAAAGGCATAACTATCCAACCAAAATTAACATGGCCTTACTTAAAACTCTTAGAACTTTTGAACCACCTCGAATCATGGCAGGAAATTTTTAGTAACTATAAAGAACTCCTAAATAACCATCCAGATAAATCGGCGATAATTCACCAAAAACTAGCCGAGGCAGCCGTAAGATTCAAGAAATGGAATCAGGCGATTAAAAATTTCCAAAAAGCCCTAGAAATCGACCCAGAATGCTTTGATGCTTGTCTGCAATTAGCCCAGATATTTCTGCGCCAAGGAAAACCAATTAAGGCTATAGAAGCCTATATCAAAGCCGTAAATATTCGGCCTCATTTTTATTGGTCATATTGGAATCTGTGGAATTTATTATCCGAACACAATCAACTTGATATCGTCATTGAAATCTATCGCCAGAAACTCCAAGACTTTGCTGATTTTCATGTAGTTTCTATGAACCTGGGAGAGGCTTTAAGTCGTCAAGGAAATATCCAAGAAGCCATCACCCATTATCGAAATGCCAGCCACAAAAAACTGTTAAAAAATCGCCCAGAAATTGCTAGTCAATATTGGGACAATAACCATCCCATGCACCCGAATTTTTTAATTATTGGCACTCAAAAAGGCGGGACTACTTCCCTGTACAACTATTTAAGTAAACATCCGCAAGTATTACCCTGCATCAAAAAAGAAGTTTACTTTTGGGCTATGCTGTTTTATCGAGGTTTAGACTGGTATCTTTCCCATTTTCCCCACCTAGCGACCTCAGCAGAATTTATCACGGGAGAAGCCACCCCTCACTATTTAGAGATCCCAGAAGTTCCCCGCCGCGTCTGGGAAGTATTTCCGCGCATGAAACTGATTGTGTTATTGAGAAATCCGATAATCAGGAGTTTTTCACATTATTATCATTGGCAGAGATTAATGTGGGAAAAGAGGTCTTGGAAAGAGGCTTTTACCACGGAATTAGAAATCATGTCTAACCTAGATCATATCGAATTTAATTCTCCCGGCTTACAAGGTGAAAAGAAATACCTAGCCAGAGGCATATATATCAATTTTCTGGAAAATTGGATGTCAGTATTTCCCCGGGAGCAGTTTTTGATTATTCGTAGCGAAGACTTTTACGAACATCCCCAAGCCATTTTCAATCAGGTCTTAGAATTTTTGGAACTCTCCCCCCACCAACTCCATAAATATCACCCCTTCAACGCTGGAGAATATGAAGTCGATCGCCAAGATCCAGTTTTCCAGCAACTCCGGGAATTCTTCCGACCCCATAATCAGAAACTAGAGGAATTTTTAGGACGACAATTAAATTGGCATTGA
- a CDS encoding glycosyltransferase family 4 protein gives MHIAWLGKKSPFCGNVTYSREVTNMLLDRGYQVSFIHFAQETTHPERREQWPPENGHWKITAQDFQFSSDSLGDTQRTKEVPLPCLYKSQIYTIPTLKSSKVLMRSLQALKPDLVHASLTLSPLDFLLPEICEELNLPLVATFHPPFDRKLRNLTSGTQHLMYQIYAPFLANYHRVIVFSQIQKDLLVKLGVAEHKVAIIPNGVDVQKYSPGTSRLKSQLQSDRIFVYQGRIATEKNVEAMLKGWKKARMGENCRLLLVGDGPLAPYLQGLYGLEDGIIWAGFIGDEDKRIEILRGSDVFILPSLVEGLSLSLLEAMACGVACIATDAGADGEVLENGAGVVLKTQGVSSQLQTLLPVFRDHPEMATVLGKKARNRVLEKYTLDENITHIERLYIDVVQDAKIAVKLHLN, from the coding sequence ATGCACATTGCTTGGCTTGGAAAAAAATCACCATTTTGCGGTAACGTTACCTACTCTCGGGAAGTAACCAATATGCTGCTTGACCGGGGATATCAGGTTAGCTTTATCCATTTTGCCCAAGAAACCACCCACCCCGAACGTCGAGAACAGTGGCCCCCAGAAAATGGACACTGGAAAATTACAGCCCAAGATTTCCAGTTTAGTAGCGATTCTCTCGGTGACACTCAGAGAACCAAAGAAGTGCCACTTCCCTGTCTCTATAAGTCTCAGATCTACACCATCCCTACCCTCAAATCTAGTAAGGTACTGATGCGGTCTCTGCAAGCATTAAAGCCTGATCTGGTTCATGCCTCCTTAACCCTGTCTCCCCTTGATTTCCTCCTCCCAGAAATTTGCGAAGAATTAAACTTACCCTTAGTAGCCACCTTTCACCCCCCTTTCGATCGCAAACTCCGCAACCTGACTTCTGGGACTCAGCATCTGATGTACCAGATTTATGCTCCCTTCCTGGCTAATTATCACCGGGTAATTGTCTTTTCTCAAATTCAGAAAGATTTACTGGTTAAACTCGGAGTCGCTGAACACAAAGTAGCCATTATTCCTAATGGCGTGGATGTCCAAAAATATTCTCCCGGAACCTCTCGCCTCAAATCTCAACTTCAAAGCGATCGGATTTTCGTCTATCAAGGACGCATCGCCACCGAAAAAAATGTCGAAGCCATGTTAAAAGGCTGGAAAAAAGCCCGCATGGGTGAAAACTGCCGCCTATTATTAGTAGGAGATGGACCCTTAGCCCCTTATCTGCAAGGCTTGTATGGCTTAGAAGACGGCATAATTTGGGCAGGTTTTATCGGCGATGAAGATAAGCGCATCGAAATTTTACGCGGCTCCGATGTGTTTATTTTACCCTCCTTAGTCGAAGGACTATCCTTATCTCTACTGGAAGCTATGGCCTGTGGTGTCGCCTGCATAGCCACCGATGCTGGTGCTGATGGTGAAGTCTTAGAAAATGGCGCGGGTGTCGTCTTAAAAACCCAAGGCGTTAGCAGTCAACTACAAACCTTATTACCTGTGTTTAGAGACCACCCTGAAATGGCAACTGTTTTAGGTAAAAAAGCCCGAAATAGAGTCCTAGAAAAATATACTTTAGATGAGAATATCACCCATATAGAAAGGTTATATATTGACGTAGTACAAGATGCTAAAATAGCGGTTAAACTGCATTTAAATTAG
- a CDS encoding RusA family crossover junction endodeoxyribonuclease: MLTELKPKISELENLARAISYEHQRCLGSPQTALVPAYHAGVLLLQAQTKLTSTDWEGWLESIDISAQSADTYMQIARTWPGFLGVEIGIEAACIGEYAPQPKPLESEAQKEVEPPIEEVEPPIEEVKDYDTPIDVEFTPVPPEEEIPPKTELISFVIEGAVVPKARPRVTSNGTYLPPRYREWRNRAEVELYRQISERNLTNKFPLRRAAVTIRLFGNHRTNSDIDNLAGACLDALTLQGAGVLMDDRLSCLPKLRVEFFPDIPKTGVWIDIEPLSY, encoded by the coding sequence GTGTTAACTGAACTGAAACCGAAAATTTCTGAATTAGAAAATCTGGCGCGTGCCATTAGCTACGAACATCAGCGGTGTCTAGGAAGTCCCCAGACGGCGTTAGTTCCGGCTTACCATGCGGGAGTTTTATTGCTACAAGCACAAACCAAATTGACCTCGACTGACTGGGAAGGTTGGCTAGAGTCGATTGATATTTCTGCCCAAAGTGCTGACACTTATATGCAGATTGCTCGCACTTGGCCAGGATTTCTGGGGGTGGAAATAGGCATCGAGGCGGCTTGTATTGGGGAATATGCACCACAACCCAAACCTTTGGAATCAGAAGCCCAGAAGGAAGTAGAACCCCCCATAGAGGAAGTAGAACCCCCCATAGAGGAGGTCAAGGACTATGATACCCCTATTGATGTAGAATTTACCCCGGTTCCCCCAGAGGAGGAAATACCGCCCAAGACGGAATTGATTAGCTTTGTAATTGAGGGTGCTGTAGTTCCGAAGGCGCGTCCCCGGGTTACCAGTAATGGGACTTATTTACCTCCTCGATATCGGGAGTGGCGGAACCGGGCGGAAGTTGAATTGTATCGCCAGATATCAGAACGGAATTTAACAAATAAATTTCCCCTCAGACGGGCGGCGGTGACTATCCGTTTGTTTGGTAATCATCGGACCAATTCTGATATTGATAATTTGGCTGGTGCTTGTTTAGATGCTTTGACGTTGCAAGGGGCGGGGGTTTTGATGGATGACCGCTTGAGTTGTTTACCTAAACTGAGGGTAGAGTTTTTTCCAGATATCCCTAAAACTGGAGTATGGATAGACATTGAACCTCTTAGTTATTAA